A region of Hydrogenobacter sp. DNA encodes the following proteins:
- a CDS encoding RAMP superfamily CRISPR-associated protein, with protein sequence MKKLTFELEFITPAFIGRANPKNAELRPASFIGLLRWWYCKMLQAKINSTDSIYEE encoded by the coding sequence ATGAAAAAGCTAACCTTTGAGCTTGAATTCATAACACCAGCCTTCATAGGGAGAGCGAACCCGAAAAATGCAGAGCTTAGACCTGCAAGCTTTATAGGACTTTTGAGATGGTGGTATTGTAAAATGCTACAGGCTAAAATAAATAGCACAGATAGTATATACGAAGAGTAG